The sequence below is a genomic window from Nitrosomonas sp..
GATTTCACGCATCAGATCCAGTACCTGTGCCTGTATAGTAACATCGAGTGCTGTCGTTGGTTCATCCGCAATCAATAATTCGGGTTGCCCCGCAAGCGCCATGGCGATCATTGCACGTTGCTTCATGCCGCCTGAGAACTGAAATGAATATTCATGCATACGCCGCTGTGCATCCGGTATGCCAACTTGGCACAGAAGTTCCAGGATACGGTTCTGCGCCGATTTGTTGTCCATTTTAAAGTGTTGTTTCAGTACCTCATCAATCTGCTCGGCGATTGTCATGACCGGATTCAGACTTAACATGGGTTCCTGGAAAATCATGCTGATCTGTTTGCCACGAATCCGGCGCATGCCAGTCTCGGGCAATTGGAGTATGTCATCGCCGCTCAGTTTGATCGAGCCTGATAGGATTTCTCCTGAATCCGGCAATAATCGCATGATCGACAACGCTGTCATGGACTTACCGCAACCTGATTCCCCCAATAAAGCATAGGTTTCGCCTTTGTTTATTTTGAGTGAGAGCCCATCGACTGCGCGCACCGGATTATTGCCGGTGTGCAAAATTGTTTTTAGATTATCGATCTCCAGTAAAGTAGTCATGACGGTTGAGTCGGTTTGTTTACTGAAGTATTGGAAACCGCGGTTATGGATGGCCTTGTGGTGGCCGGACTGTTGGCCGCCGTGCTTTCTTGTTTGTTGGGTGTCTTTGAACTGTTACTTCCTGGCGTGTTGGTTCTGATACGAGGATCCAGTGCCTTCTGAACGGCGTCGGCAAACAAATTTGCACTCAAAACCAAAGTGAGCATAAAGGCAAAGGCTGACAATAATGCCCACCACACCATGGGTTCCCGCGCCATTTCCAGCCGGGCGGCGTTGATCATGGTGCCAAAACTGATCATTGAAGGATCGACACCCACACCGACATAAGACAACACTGCCTCGGCGAGTACCAGGCCGCTGAAATCCATTACCGTTGCGATGAGAACAATATACATGACATTGGGCAGGATATGGCGGGTGATTATGCGCCAGTGTGAAACGCCAAATGCATGTGCGGCCTGAATATATTCCATTTCCCTTAACTTAAGCGTTTCGCCACGTAACAATCGGCAAAGACTGGTCCAGCTGGTAATACCGAGAATGACGCACAAAAATAACAAACGGATGTCTGCGCGCGCCGCGATTGTTTCGAAAAGCTCCGGATGCGTTTCAATGTATACCTGCATCATGAGCACGGTTGCGGCAATGAGCAAAACGCTGGGGATTGAATTCAATGTGGTATAGATATACTGAATAACATCGTCAATCCAGCCCCGGAAATATCCCGCTGTTATGCCCAGCAACAATGCAAACGGTAACATAATGAGTGTAGTCAATGTGCCGATGACAAGCGCTATACGTATGCTTTTGAGCGACTGATAGAGTACATCCTGTCCGACTTTATCCGTACCTAACACATGATAATGAACTGCAAGCATGGATATGACGCCGATCAGTATTGAAAGTATTGCCAGAGTAATCAATATGGCGTACCAGGGAATTT
It includes:
- a CDS encoding ABC transporter permease, with product MPFKPVILWTDALVFLLVFIICMMIWYVRNNPHLLTPWQRVGHSASGMSAFTVLLVFIIIGLLDTLHFRPALDHKNLQGETVYSVEVLSVLDVLVTPLRTNVEKTYSAPLATHLYAKETIEMPDGSQVRTFSRLEYGGSHLQNPETEHIPDIVWRITIGIGLGIFVWCLLHAALCLLMAHRSNSRFKQCIEAVWQRSIEIPWYAILITLAILSILIGVISMLAVHYHVLGTDKVGQDVLYQSLKSIRIALVIGTLTTLIMLPFALLLGITAGYFRGWIDDVIQYIYTTLNSIPSVLLIAATVLMMQVYIETHPELFETIAARADIRLLFLCVILGITSWTSLCRLLRGETLKLREMEYIQAAHAFGVSHWRIITRHILPNVMYIVLIATVMDFSGLVLAEAVLSYVGVGVDPSMISFGTMINAARLEMAREPMVWWALLSAFAFMLTLVLSANLFADAVQKALDPRIRTNTPGSNSSKTPNKQESTAANSPATTRPSITAVSNTSVNKPTQPS